The Miscanthus floridulus cultivar M001 chromosome 7, ASM1932011v1, whole genome shotgun sequence genome includes a region encoding these proteins:
- the LOC136467721 gene encoding uncharacterized protein At5g39570-like → MAAAGVFWGGGRADEVADFDEYDPTPYGGGYDIALTFGRPLPPSEETCYPISTATSSASSYDRPQQAQHGGRRPGGSEESHGSAAGYGGGGGYAGAGRPHQPHKEETHGYGRKGHDDDDEQQAYRKPKPAYGDDHEQQAYRKPKPSYGDDDDDQAYRKPKPSYGDEKPSYGWKKKGDADDDDSDDDDNRKPRYKKNDDDDSDDDDKKKRYEKNNRRRHDYDD, encoded by the exons atggcggcggcgggcgtCTTCTGGGGAGGCGGGAGGGCGGACGAGGTGGCTGACTTCGACGAGTACGACCCCACCCCCTACGGCGGCGGCTACGACATCGCGCTCACCTTCGGGCGCCCGCTGCCGCCCTCCGAGGAGACCTGCTACCCGATCTCCACCGCCACTTCCTCCGCCTCCTCGTACGACCGTCCCCAGCAGGCGCAGCACGGAGGCCGGAGGCCCGGCGGGTCCGAGGAGTCCCACGGGTCAGCTGCAGGGTACGGTGGAGGCGGCGGGTACGCGGGGGCGGGGCGGCCTCATCAGCCTCATAAAGAGGAGACCCACGGCTACGGGAGGAAGGgacacgacgacgatgacgagcaGCAGGCGTACCGGAAGCCGAAGCCGGCGTACGGGGACGACCACGAGCAGCAGGCGTACCGGAAGCCGAAGCCCTCGTacggggacgacgacgacgaccaggcGTACAGGAAGCCGAAACCGTCGTACGGGGACGAGAAGCCCAGCTACGGCTGGAAGAAGAAA GGTGACGCTGACGACGATGACTCGGATGACGACGACAACAGAAAACCACGTTACAAaaagaacgacgacgacgactccgATGACGATGACAAGAAGAAGCGTTACGAGAAGAACAACCGCCGCCGCCACGACTACGACGATTGA